TGCGCTTGGCGCGTTCCCAGGCCCAGCGGCTGGTGAGATTGCTCTTCCAGAAGGGCCACGTGCGGCACTGGGCGGGGCGGTCCTCGTACACGCCGCACACGGCCTTGCCGGGGATCTTGTCGCGGTCGAGGAAAACGCAGTCGAAGCCGTGCGTGGTCTCGCGCTCCTTGAGCGAGCGCCCGCGGATGGTGTCGTGGGTGTAGAGCTCGAGGAACTCGGGGAGGGTGATGTTGAGGCGGCGGGCGAGGGCCGCGGCCTCGGCGTCGGTGAAGAGGACGTAGCCCTCGGCGCCGGTGCAGCAGTTGCCGCAGAGGGTGCA
The sequence above is drawn from the Phycisphaerales bacterium genome and encodes:
- a CDS encoding YkgJ family cysteine cluster protein, which gives rise to MSDSPFQPGQPGGPGAEWFAHGEGLAFQCTLCGNCCTGAEGYVLFTDAEAAALARRLNITLPEFLELYTHDTIRGRSLKERETTHGFDCVFLDRDKIPGKAVCGVYEDRPAQCRTWPFWKSNLTSRWAWERAKRTCPGMDKGRVYPVQQVRVLRDAVDI